ATCGGAGGCCGAACGACCTGCGTTCGAGGATCACATGGCGTCGCTCATCCCGGCAGGGCGGATGGGACGACCGGAGGAGCTGGCGCGCGCCGCGCTCTTCCTCGCCTCCGACGCGGGCAGCTTCGTAAACGGGGTGGAACTTCATGCCGACGGTGGCATGACCTTGGCTTGAAAGGCTCGGAAGATGCCAACGATCTGGTCATCATGGCTCCTGCTGCGGACGCTTCAGCCCGACACTGGGACCGCTGTGTTCTTCTGTCGGGTTAGTCGGACATCCGCACGAGTCGCGGTAGGTCTATGGAGGCTTCTGACCGACGATGCGGCCGGAGTTCCAACTGGACTAGCTTTCCTCCCGAAAGCTACTCTCCACAGCCGCAGCGCTTAACCTCAAGCGGGCCGATGATAATCTTCTTAGAAGTGATACCGGGGGGGAAGCCGTCGCTCGATCGGGTTCGTTTTCCGGGCAGGCATCCGCAAAAGCGGACCTTGATATTGGAAGCCCCAAAACTGCCACGAGCTGTCACGCTCCGACCGGACGCGCTGGTCCAGCGGGTCCACTCAAGTGTGATGCCCCTTGCTTTCAATGAGCCCCGAACACTTTAAAACCGCGCCGACCGAACCTCGCTCGACGAGGCGACAAGGCAGCATGACGTGCTTTGGCTCGAGGTCTTCGCCTTCGAGAAGGCGCTCCAGCAGATCGGCTCCGCAATATCCCAGGTCGTAGTAGGGCAGGGCGGCAGTGGTAAGCTCGGGCTTCACCGCATGCGATACCGTGCGGAAATCGTCGAAGCCGACGATGCTGACATCGTTTGGGATGCTCAGTCCCAGACCGAGTGCCGCAATATAGACCTGCAGGGCCATCTCGTCGTTTCCGCACATGATCGCCGTCGGCCGGTCCGGTTGAATGAGGATCTCGCGGGCAGCGGCAAAAACATAGTTGTTCTCCTCGCCGATCACGCCGTCCATTCCCAACCGAACATCGATATCGTTTTCGGACAGTCCGGCTTCCCGGATGGTCCCACGGAATGCCTCGTATCGGAGCTCGGCTCCGAGCAGACGAGGGTTGAGGCGGATATAGCCGATGCGCCGATGCCCCCGCTCGAGCAAATGCCGCGTCAGGTCGCGGGAGCCTTGAAGGTCATCCGGCTCGATCGATACGTAAGGCTTCTTCGATCCGGGGCGGCAGTTCACCAAGATGGTCGGGATATCAACCTCATCAGGCTCAGGATCGATGACCCGATGGTACATCGTCACATAGAGCACGCCTTCGATACGATGGGACTGGAACGTTCTCCAGGTCTCCCGCTCCCGCTCTAGGTTGCCGTTGGTGTTGGCAAGGAAAACGGTGCGTCCATTCGCATTGGCCCAATCCTGTATTCCGCGCACGATGTCGCCTGAATACGGGGTCGTTGAGATGAAATCGGTTATGATGCCGAACGTGCGGGATCGGTTCGAGCGAATGAGGCGCGCGGCCATATTCGGAACGTAGCCCAACGAGGCGATTGCCGCCTCGACTCTCTGAAGCGTGTCTGCGTGGACATTTGGCTCCTTGTTGACCACGCGCGAAACCGTCTTGTCGGAGACGCCGGCCATTCGCGCCACGTCCTTGATGCTGACCATGATTGCCGTTCCTCACCAGTTGTCCTGAACATATGAAGATAGCGCTTTCCATGCAAGTGACAACGTCGACATTATTCATGACAACGTCGTCATCTACGATTGACAACGTCGACATTCTTCCGTTAGCCTCTGCCGCAAGGGTTGGAAAAAGCGAGCCTTTTGGGAGGAGCCGCGATGAAAAAAATGCTTGCAACAAGTGCGATCGCATTGGTGATTTCAGCAGCCGCCGCGGACGCCGAGACTTTGAATATTCTCGTCGAGGGCGGCGGTGAAATGCTCCAGAAGGCCGTTGCTGCGCGGTTCACCAAAGAGACCGGCATCGAGGTCAAGTTCACGGTGGTCCCCTATCAGGGAGTCTTTGACAAGCTCTCGGCCGAGATCGCTTCGGGGCAGTCGAATTTCGATGTCGCCTCGATCGATGTCGTCTGGAATGCTAAGTTTGCGCGGCATCTGGAAAGCCTCGACGATCTTTTCACGCCCGAGTTTGCGGCAGATTTTTCCCCGGCGCTGCTGGCAGACGCGAAGCTTGGCGGACACTATATCGGCGTCCCGGCCTGGGCGAACGCAGAGGTCGTGCTCTATCGCAAGGACCTGTTTGAGAGCCCGGACGAAAAGGCGGCGTTCAAGGCCAAATACGGCTATGAGCTCGCCCCTCCGGCCAATTGGCAAGAGTGGCGGGATATCGCCAAGTTCTTCACGCGCGACACCGACGGCGACGGCAAGACCGACTTCTGGGGCACCGACACGATCGGCGCCTATTCAGAAGAATGGATGGCGCATGTGTTGCAAGCAGGCTCGCCCGGCGTAGTCCTCGATGCCGAAAACAATGTCATCATCGACAACGCCGCTCACAAGGAGGCGCTCGAGTTCTATGTCGCTCCCCTTTGCCAGGACAAATCCGTTCCGGAAAACGTCGCTGAGATCGGCTGGGGCGAGGCCCAGAACCTCTTTTATCAGGGCAAGACGGCGATGATGAAATTCTGGGCGCATGCCTACAGGATGACGCCGGCGGACTCCAAGGTTAACGGCAAGGTCGGCGTCGCTTCGATGATTGCCGGAAAAGCGGGGATCGCCGGCATCCCCGGTACCTGGTACAACGTCATTCCTTCGACTGCCGCCAACAAGGAGGCCGCGAAGAAGTTCATCGCCTACGCGGTCAAGCACAACGCGATGGGCATCGAAGCTCCGCTCGGCCTTGCTGCGACGAACTCCGCCTACCAGAGTTACGCCGGCAAGCAGGGATATGAACACTTCGAGCCGCTTTTGAAGACGTTAGCGGCAGCCGCGACGCGGGGCCGTCCGATGCATGAGCACTATCAGGAGATCGTTGATGAGGCGGTGCTGCCTGCCGTGCAGAAGGCTCTTTCCTGCGAAGATGACATCGGTGAGGTCCTATCCGAAGCCAAGGAGACGATTGAGGATATCTTGAACTGATCCTCCCAAGCGGGTCGGCCAGTTGGTCGCCCCGCCGCCTCACCGCGTTTCCTGATACCGGAGTTGGATATGACCGAGAACCGGTTTGTCCTCGCTATGATCGCGCCGGCAGCAATCTTCCTGGGCTTGCTGGTCGCCTATCCAGTTGCTCTGCTGGTCTACAATTCCTTCTTCAAGGTCGAGCTCATTGCACCGGACGTTCGCACGTGGGCGGGATTGCAGAATTACATCGAGGCTCTGACGTCATCGCGAGTCCGTGAAAGCGCACTGCGCACCGTTCAGTACACGTGCTTCGCGCTGTTGTTCGAGTTCGTTTTCGGCTTCTGCGCGGCATTGCTGTTCAACGCGATCGCCGACAGCTCCCGCTGGCACCGGACGATTTTCGCCTTGCCGCTCATGGTGCCGCCTATCGTTGCCGGTCTACTGTGGCGATTCCTGCTGATCGGCGACATCGGTATTCTCAACCACGGACTGGTCGGCCTCGGCCTGATCGACAGTCCCGACGCTATCCGTTGGCTCTCTGACGAGGACGTCGTCATATATGCGGTTTCCTTCGCAGACATCTGGCTGACGACCTCCTTCGTTGCGCTCGTCAGCTATGCGGGACTGACAAACATTCCCCGCGAACTGCTCGAGGCCGCGCGGATCGACGGCGCCAGTGCCCTGAAGAGGTTTTGGCACGTCACACTGCCGATGATGCGTCCGGTTCTCGCGGTCGTCGTGATCGTTCGCGGCGTCGATGCTGCCAAGACATTCGACCTCATTTGGATCCAGACGCAGGGCGGCCCGCGCCATCAGTCCGAAGTCATTTCCATGAACATCTACCAGAGGATGGTGCGCTACGGCGACCTCGGCGAGGCATCCGCTTCCGCAACGCTCTTCCTCATCGCCATGATCCTTCTCGCTGTCGTCGCCTACTGGAAGATCTGGAGGCCCGCCAATGATTGAGCGCAAGAAACGAGACGTCGGCGGGGCGGTCATCAACATCTTCGCCTCGCTGCTGGTGCTGTCCTATGCGGTTCCGTACGTCTATCTGCTGATGACGGCGCTCAAACCCGCCGCCGATGTGCAGCAGATTCCGCCGTCGTTCTTCCCGAACCGCATCACGCTTGAGAACTTCAGCACGGTTCTTGCCACCCCGAGCCTGCCCGCCGCCTTTGCGAACTCGCTGATGGTGGCAGTGCTGACGACGGTCCTCTCGCTGGTTCTGGCCGTGCCCGCCGCCTACGTTGCGACACAGTATCGTCGGTCCTTCACGACGTTCTTCCTGCTGTTTGCACTCGTCACCCGCATGGTGCCGGCCGTGTCGCTCGGCGTGCCGCTGTTCACCCTGCTCAAATCCTTAGGGCTTCTCGACACGACGTTGGGGCTGGTGCTCGCCCACACATCGACCGCCGTTCCGCTAGCATTGCTGCTCATGTCGGCCTTCTTCGAGGGGCTTCCCAAGGAGCTTGAAGAAGCGGCTCGAATGGATGGATGCACGCGGTTTCAGGCTTTCGTGAAGATCATCCTTCCGGTGATGCGCAGTGGCATCGCGGTCACCGCCCTCTTCTCGTTCATCGCCAGTTGGAACGAGTTTCTCTACGCGCTTCTGCTGACTTCGGAAAAAGGCAAGACCGCTCCCATCGTCATCGCGGAATACAACTCCGTCTACGGGCTGGCTTGGGGGCCGATGACCGCGGCTGCAGTGCTCTATTCGCTGCCCGTCATCCTCATCACCCTCATTCTTCAGAAACAGATCATCGGCGGCCTGACCTTCGGCGCTGTCAAAGGCTAATGGAGACGAGAAATGGCCGAGATTTGCCTGAGCAATATCAACAAGGTTTATGGCGACAGCTTCCATGCGATCCGCAATCTGACATTCGACATTAAGGACGGCGAGTTCCTGGTCTTCGTCGGCCCGTCCGGCTGCGGCAAGTCCACGGCACTGCGGATGATCGCCGGGCTCGAGAGCATTTCGAGCGGGGAATTGCGTATCGGCGACAGGCTCGTGAATCACGTCGATCCGAAGGACCGCGACATTGCGATGGTGTTCCAGTCCTATGCGCTCTACCCGCACAAGACCGTCCGGGAAAACATCGCGTTTCCTCTGCGCATGGCGAAGCTGCCGAAGCCGGAGATCGATCGCCGCGTCGAGGAGGCCGCCCGCGTCCTGGAACTCACGCCGCATCTCGACCGCAAGCCGGGCAGGCTCTCCGGCGGCCAGCGGCAGCGCGTGGCGATGGGAAGGGCCATCGTGCGCAAGCCGGCGGCCTTCCTCATGGACGAGCCGCTTTCGAACCTCGACGCCAAGCTCCGCGTGCAGATGCGGGCGGAGATCTCGCGCCTGCAGAAGGAACTCGGTGTCACCACGATCTACGTCACCCACGACCAGGTCGAGGCGATGACGATGGGAGACCGTGTTGCCGTCTTGAAGGGCGGTGTACTCCAGCAAATCGACACGCCGAAGAATCTCTATGATCGACCCGTCAACGCCTTCGTTGCCGCCTTCATCGGCTCGCCCTCGATGAACCTTTACGAAGCGTCCCTGTCGGGGGACGACTTGAGACTCGGCTCGCAGTTCATCCGACTGCCCAGTGAGGTTTTTGCGGCGCGTCCTACCCTCCGCACAGAAAACGGGCGAACCGTCGTTGTCGGCATCCGCCCGGAGGACATGGATGACGCTTCGATCGCGCCCTCAAGCGCAGAAATCCAGGCGACTGTCACCCTCGTCGAGGGGCTCGGTGCTGAGACGATGGTCCATCTCGCGATCGAGGCGCCTTGGGTGGACGCCGGCGACCCAGACGCCGTCGCGGAGATCGGTCACCAGCGCTCCGCAGTCGGCCGCTTCTCACCAAAAACCGAGGTTCGGATCGGCGACCGTGCCCGCGTCGCGCTGACCCCTACAAACCTGCATTTCTTTGATCCCGAAACCCGCACCAGCATCTGGTGACGGCCACACACATAGGAGACTGTGACATGACATTGCCGTTCATCCCCACGAGTCCACTCGCGGGGCTCCCCCTCGTGCGCCCTGGCGTCCGCTCAAAGCGGCAGTCGAGCTATGACGCGACCGGCGGCAACAAGGACTTCAAGATCGTGCCCGCCGGTCAAACGCAGGTGATGGCCGACATCGACGGAGCCGGCTGCATCAAGCACATGTGGATCACTACGCGCTGCTACGATCCTCAATATCTGCGCAAGCTTGTCCTGGAGATGTACTGGGACGGCAGTTCGGAGCCGTCGGTGCGCGCCCCGCTTGGCGACTTCTTCGGCGTCGGCCATGCGACGGGAGCACACTGGTGGTCCCTGCCGATGAACACGACGTTCGGCGACCGCCGCGGGCCGAAAGGGCCGTTTTCGCCGGCGATGAACAGCTATTGGCCGATGCCTTTCGAAACAGGAGCCCGAGTTCAGATCGTCAATGAAGCGGACGAGCCGATCCAGAACCTGTTCTACTACATCGATTACGAGCTCTATGCCGATGCGCTTCCCGCAAATATGGGGCGGTTCCACGCAACATGGAACCGCGAGAACCCGACGACTGCGATCCCGACCGTGCAGCCCTACGCGAACCCGGCACCATGGGACCTCGGCGGAGAGAATACCACGGGCGAAGATAACTATGTCGCTCTCGACATCGAGGGCGAGGGCCACTACGTCGGCTGTGTGCTCAACATCGATAACTTCAATGCCTCCAACCAGGAATACACCTGGCCCGGCGAAGGCGACGACATGATCTTCATCGATGGTGAGGCCTGGCCGCCTTCGCTGCATGGCACCGGCACGGAGGATTATTTCGGCTGCTCCTGGGGGTTCCCGGCAGGACAGCACTCGACGCCCTATCACGGCATTTCACTCGGCGCGGACGTGCAGGAGCATTTCGGCAAGTGGTCGCTCTATCGCTTCCACATCGAGGATCCGGTGCACTTTTCGAAGTCCATCCGCGTGACCTTCGAGCACGGCCACGCCAACGATCAGTCGAACGACTATTCCTCGGTCGCATACTGGTATGCGCTCAAGCCCACTGCCGCCAAGCCCCTGCCGCCGGTCAAGGACCGGCTCGTCCGGCGCTGGCCGGAACATGGGCTGTGGGACAGGTAATCTCCTCCCAAGAGCAACTTGGGCCGGTCTTTGCGCCGGCCGCCTTTTCTATGAGCAAGCGACCACTGCTGAAACCGGGGGGATAGATGAGTTCTGGAAAGACGAGCCGGGCGACCTTCAATGTTGCGCCACAATCGAACAGGATGAATGATCCGAAAGGACTGTTCCATGTCGACGCGTCCGGCGGCAACGGGTCTGACCTGTTAAGCTGGGCCGAGCACGACGTCACGCTGCTGCCCCATGGCACCAAGCAGCAGACGGACAGCCCGAACGCCGGCGCGGGCCCCGACGGAGCGAACGGCCGACCCGATGATGAGGAGCACGCGCCCCCCGGCGGGCAGGACGGAGACGCCACCGGGGCCTCCTCAGACGACACCACAGGTGATTCCAATGACCGCTGACCACTCGCAAAGTAACGGCCTTCCGGACTCGGGCTTCGATTCGTCCCTCGGATCTGAAAACGCATCCGGCGCGGCATGGTCGCGCGGGAAACCGAGTTCTACAAATCGTACGACTTGAAGAACTGGTCCTATATGTCGAGCTTCGGCCCGGCCAACGCCGTTGGTGGTGTGTGGGAGGTGCCGGATCTCATTAAATCACGGTGGAGAACACCGGCGAGACCAAGTACCTGCTGGTGCAGAACATCAATCCGGGCGGCATCGCCGGTGGATCGGCGGCACAATACTTCGTCGGCGACTGGGGGCACATCCTCGTCGACCCGATGGAGCTGAACGACACGTCGATCCTCAACCTGCCGCCCACGAACGCGACGGTTTCGCGGACTGGGAGGTTATCGGCCTGCCACTCGGCCGGACCGCCAGTGGCGACTTCGCGAACGGCTTCTCCACCGCGATCGGCGCTCAGTTCGGGCAACAGACAGTGACCGGCTTCCAGGGCTCAAGGCTCGTCAACACCTTCTGGGAGGAGAACCCAGGTTCGGGACTGAACGGTGACTTCGCCACGGGCACTCTCACTTCAGACGCCTTCACGGTCTCGAAAGACTGGATTCGCGGCGGAAACGCACGATGGTCTTCGCGATCGTACAGTGATCAGTGACTTCAAAGTCGGCATCGATGCAATCGACCTGGGAGGCGAGGCACTCTGCGCGCGAGCCGCGCGCACCGAACTCTCTGCATCATTCGGGAAACCGCCGAGCGCGCCTGGTCACTGCGACAGGGGCGCCACGCGGCGCGCCACGAGGGTGTGCGGAAACGAACACAGGCTGTCGAGCGTCGGACCTATTCCAGACGCACAACCGAGCCGCGACGGATGAGCTCGCAGCGGTATTTGACGTGATTTTCAGCCGGCGGGCGGCCGGCGATCAGCTCGGTCAGCATACGCACGGCCAGAGCGCCCATATCGCGATAAGGCAAGGCCATCGTCGTCAGAGGCGGGTGAATACCGGTCGAGACGACCTGGAAATCGTCGAAACCGACGACTGAGACGTCCTCCGGCACCCGCAATCCCAGGTCCGAGGCAGCGCAGTAGACTTGCAGCGCGGTTTCGTCATTTCCGCAGACGACTGCCGTCGGCCGGTCGGGGCTGCTTAGAATACGTCGGGCATTCTCAAAAGCCACGAAGCGATCAGCGAAAATCGCACCTACGCGTCCGGGTACTACCCATTCCTTTCGCACTTCGATGCCCGCCGCAGCCAATCCGTCGAAGAATGCCCGGCCGCGAAGGTCCGCCGCCAGGAGCAACTCGTTCAGCATGACATAAGCGATCTTTCGATGTCCCTGCTCGACAAGGTAACGGACAACGTCCAGCCCGCCTTGATAGTCGTCCGGCACTACGGAGGGTAGAGCGCGTTCGGGAGCACTGCAATTTACCAGCACCGTCGGTGTGTTCGGAAACTCTACATCGGGCGGAACATGGCGATGAAACATCGTCACGTAGAAGACGCCGCCGATGCCATGCTCGCGGAAGATCTGCCAGGCGCGCAGCTCTTTCGCCGGATCGGCGGAGGTGTTCACCGTCAGCAGCGTGTAAGGCGTGTCGTCAAGGGCATCCTGAATACCGCGCACGATGTCGGTCGAAAACGGCGTGGTCGACACGACGTCGGTTATCAATCCCAGCACGCTGGAACGGCTGGTGCGCATCAATCTTGCCGCCTGGTTCGGAACGTAGCCTAGCGCCTCGATCGCCTTCTGAACCTTTTTCTTGGTTTTTGGGCGAATCAGACCTTCGCCGTTGACGACGCGCGACACGGTTCGATCCGACACGCCGGCAAGTGCTGCAACGTCCTTAATGCTGACCATTGTCTTCCCCTGAGCGCACAAACCGCTTCACCGGTGCCTCGATAGCATTGTGATCATGCCCATAGCCATCGCTCCACCTGATCAATCACAAACAAGTCACCCTTTCACACCGGCCCGCACGAAGGAGTCGATGATCCAACGCTGCGCCACCAGGAAGACCACCAAAACCGGCAAGATCGACAGCGAAACCGCCGCGATGACCTCCGAAGTCGCCGACGAGTTCCCGACGGGGTCACGGATCGACATGATCCCGACCGGCAGCACCATCTGGTCGACCGAATTGAGGAAGATCAGCGGCATGAAGTAGTCGTTCCAGGTCATGGTGAAGATGATGACGGATAGCGCTGCGATCTGCGGGCCTGCCAGTGGCACGGCAATCGACCAGAAGGTACGGAAATGGCCTGCATTGTCGACACGCGCTGCCTCGAACAGCTCCTTGGGAAGGGTCAGGAAGAACTGGCGCATCAGGAAGATGCCAAAAACGCCCGACATGCCGGGCGCGAAGGCACCGGTGAGGCCCGGAACGATAATTGACCACTGGCTGTCAACCAGACCGAGCCAGCGCATCAGGAGGAACAACGGCACCAGCGTCGTCTGAATCGGGACCATCAGCGAGACCAGCAGCAGCGCAAAGAGCACGTTCTTGAACGGGAAGCGGAGCCGCGCGAAGGCGTACCCGGCGATCGTGGTAGTTGCGACGTACCCGAGAGTGACTGTGGTCGCAAGCACAGTCGAGTTCCAGAAGAAACGGCCGATCGGGACATCCGAGGCAAGCAGCCGGCGGTAGCTTTCCAGGCTGGAATCCAGTCCCGGGAGCCAGCGTGGCGGAAGCGTGAAGGCTTCAGCCACGGGCCGGAAGCTGGTGGTGAACATCCACAGGAACGGCGCCACCATCACCAGTGCGCCAAGCCCGAGCACCACATAGACGAGCGCGGTGCGCAGCCGCGAAATCATTACCCGTGTTTCCGGAGAGAGACGACGCGCCGACAGGCGGGCCGGCGTCATATCCCATGAGATGTGCATTGGCTTATTCATAGAAAGCCCACCGCTTGGAAAGGGCGAACTGGATCGCCGTGACAATGACGGTAATCGTGAGCAGCAGCAGCGAGATCGCCGATGCGTAGCCCATGTTGAAGGACTTGAAACCCTGCTCGTAGATGTACATGACCAGGCTGCGGGAGGAATCGCCCGGTCCGCCATTGGTGAGCACGACGATCGATTCGAACACCTTGAAGGCGCCGATCGTGTTCATGGTGAGCAGGAAAAGGATCGTCGGAGAGAGGAGCGGCATGGTAATCTGCCAGAAAGTCCGCAGGCTGCTTGAGCCATCGACGCGCGCGGCATCGTAATAGTCCTTCGAGATGCTCTGCAGCCCTGCCGTTGCGATCAGCATCGCGAAGCCAACATTCTTCCAGATGTCGAGGACGATCACGGACCAGAGCGCGTTGCGAGCGCTTGAAAGCCAGCGCACGGGCTCGACGGCGACAAGGCCGAGGTAGTGGTTGATCACCCCGATATCGCGTTGGAAAAGGAATTGCCAGATCACGGCAACGAAGATCAGGCCTACCAGGGAGGGGAAGAAAAAGGCCGCGCGGTACGCATATTGAACCGTCTTCGACATGTTTCGGTTGAGTAGGACTGCCAGCACCACGCCGAGGCCGACATTGCCGGCCACGGCAAAGACCGCGAAGAAGGCGGTATTGCCGAGGACCTTCCAAAGCCGTCGATCCTCCAGCATCGCTTCGAAATTGGAGAGCCCGACGAAGCTCGGGCTGCTGAACAGATCGTACTTCATCAGGCTGAAAACCATTGTGGCGATCATCGGCCCCGCGACGAAGACTGCGAAGCCGATCAGGGCCGGCGCAATGAACAGAAGACCGGCAGTGGTCTCCTTGCGATTTTGCGGCGAGAACCAACCCGCCGCCGCATCGTTGGCGATGTTGGCCATGGTCACCCTCGCTGGATCTCGGCTTCGAGCTCCTCATGGGCCGCGGCCAGCGCTTCCTCCGCTGTCAGCTCTTCGGTGATGATCTGATCGAAGGTGCGGCCGAGGATGCGGTCAAGGGCGTTGAAGAAGGCGGGCGCCGCCACGGGCTTCGCCGTCTTCAAGGCATCGAAGAAGACCGGTGCGCTCTTCGGCGCGGAAAGGAAGCTCTCCTTTCTCGCCGCTTCCTCGTAGATGGGGATTTGCTGGCCGATCTCCATCAGCGCCGTCACGGTCTCGAGCGAGATCAACTGCTTGATCGCCTGGAAGGCGAGCTCCGGATTCTTCGATTGGGGGCTGATGCCCCAGCCGCCGCACCCGAACACAGTTTCGGCGCTTTCCTTGCGCGGCCAGGGTACGATGTCGAAATCGGTGAAGCCGTTCGCAACCCAGCCGGTCACCGGCCAGCGGCCAGCACCGACCATGGCGAAACGGCCGGCAGCAAACTGGTCATAGACATTGAGCCCGATTGGGTCGGGCGAGACGCCGTGCTCATAAACGAGAGCGTGTATGAACTCGGCGACCTCGAGAATCGTCGGATCGTTCAGGTTTGAATGCTTGAAATCCGCGGTAACCGGATATGTGCCGTTGGTGAGGTACCAAGGGTGAATGGCGAAATTGAACCAGGGCAAGCCATAGCCGTAGATCTTCTTGTCGCCTTCGCCGGTCGTCAGTTTCTTGGCGATCGCGACGAAGTCGTCCCAGGTCCAATCCGGCTTTGGCGGCTCGACGCCCGCCTCCTTGAAGATGCGGGTGTTGTAGTGGATGACCATCGTCTGGCCGCCGTTCGGAATTTCGTAGAGCTTGCCATCGACGGTAAGCGCGTCCTTCAACTTGGCCGGTATCTTGTCCACCAAGTCCTTGGCTTCCGGATCGGCAGCGATCAGCTCGTCGAGTGGCATCAGCAATTGCTTGTCGACGGCGAGCCGCACCCCCTCGACCGCAATGTTGATGATGTCGGGGGGATTTCCGCCGGCGATCTGGGTCACCAGCTTGTCTGCATAGTCCGACCATGAGGAGATCGGAGCGATATTGTCCTGCACGGTGACGTTTGGGTAGATCTTGCTGAACCGTTCAAAGGCCTCGCCATAGGCCTTCGCCTCGGAGGGATTGCCCCAGTTGTAGGTTGTGAGCCGAGCGGTGGTGTCTTTCGCCGGTGCGGCTGCCTGCGCCCTTGCCGGGAACATAGCTGGCGTCAGGACACCGGCTGCGGCCAACGCCGTCGCCCTGGTCAGAAAGTCTCGTCTGTTCATGCTCATTTCCCTTCTCCTCCTCAGGACGAGCGCGCCTACGCGTTGCTTCAGGTCCTTTTCGCTACATTCGACGCCGAACGGCGCCGGGTGGTCTCCAACTTCTTTTCAATTTCGATGTTGCGCAGTTCCGCATAGGCGCGGAAACGCTCGTCGGCAGCATCGATCTGTCTGGCCTGTTCGGGGCTAAGGCGATCACGGGCGACCCTCTCCGGCGCGCGGTCGCCGGGTGGCGTTGGCAGCCTTTGCTCGACGGGCAGGATGGTCAGCTTCGGCGAGGGAAGCG
The Ensifer sp. WSM1721 genome window above contains:
- a CDS encoding LacI family DNA-binding transcriptional regulator, with amino-acid sequence MVSIKDVAALAGVSDRTVSRVVNGEGLIRPKTKKKVQKAIEALGYVPNQAARLMRTSRSSVLGLITDVVSTTPFSTDIVRGIQDALDDTPYTLLTVNTSADPAKELRAWQIFREHGIGGVFYVTMFHRHVPPDVEFPNTPTVLVNCSAPERALPSVVPDDYQGGLDVVRYLVEQGHRKIAYVMLNELLLAADLRGRAFFDGLAAAGIEVRKEWVVPGRVGAIFADRFVAFENARRILSSPDRPTAVVCGNDETALQVYCAASDLGLRVPEDVSVVGFDDFQVVSTGIHPPLTTMALPYRDMGALAVRMLTELIAGRPPAENHVKYRCELIRRGSVVRLE
- a CDS encoding carbohydrate ABC transporter permease, coding for MIERKKRDVGGAVINIFASLLVLSYAVPYVYLLMTALKPAADVQQIPPSFFPNRITLENFSTVLATPSLPAAFANSLMVAVLTTVLSLVLAVPAAYVATQYRRSFTTFFLLFALVTRMVPAVSLGVPLFTLLKSLGLLDTTLGLVLAHTSTAVPLALLLMSAFFEGLPKELEEAARMDGCTRFQAFVKIILPVMRSGIAVTALFSFIASWNEFLYALLLTSEKGKTAPIVIAEYNSVYGLAWGPMTAAAVLYSLPVILITLILQKQIIGGLTFGAVKG
- a CDS encoding LacI family DNA-binding transcriptional regulator, with the protein product MVSIKDVARMAGVSDKTVSRVVNKEPNVHADTLQRVEAAIASLGYVPNMAARLIRSNRSRTFGIITDFISTTPYSGDIVRGIQDWANANGRTVFLANTNGNLERERETWRTFQSHRIEGVLYVTMYHRVIDPEPDEVDIPTILVNCRPGSKKPYVSIEPDDLQGSRDLTRHLLERGHRRIGYIRLNPRLLGAELRYEAFRGTIREAGLSENDIDVRLGMDGVIGEENNYVFAAAREILIQPDRPTAIMCGNDEMALQVYIAALGLGLSIPNDVSIVGFDDFRTVSHAVKPELTTAALPYYDLGYCGADLLERLLEGEDLEPKHVMLPCRLVERGSVGAVLKCSGLIESKGHHT
- a CDS encoding carbohydrate ABC transporter permease, whose translation is MTENRFVLAMIAPAAIFLGLLVAYPVALLVYNSFFKVELIAPDVRTWAGLQNYIEALTSSRVRESALRTVQYTCFALLFEFVFGFCAALLFNAIADSSRWHRTIFALPLMVPPIVAGLLWRFLLIGDIGILNHGLVGLGLIDSPDAIRWLSDEDVVIYAVSFADIWLTTSFVALVSYAGLTNIPRELLEAARIDGASALKRFWHVTLPMMRPVLAVVVIVRGVDAAKTFDLIWIQTQGGPRHQSEVISMNIYQRMVRYGDLGEASASATLFLIAMILLAVVAYWKIWRPAND
- a CDS encoding ABC transporter ATP-binding protein, whose amino-acid sequence is MAEICLSNINKVYGDSFHAIRNLTFDIKDGEFLVFVGPSGCGKSTALRMIAGLESISSGELRIGDRLVNHVDPKDRDIAMVFQSYALYPHKTVRENIAFPLRMAKLPKPEIDRRVEEAARVLELTPHLDRKPGRLSGGQRQRVAMGRAIVRKPAAFLMDEPLSNLDAKLRVQMRAEISRLQKELGVTTIYVTHDQVEAMTMGDRVAVLKGGVLQQIDTPKNLYDRPVNAFVAAFIGSPSMNLYEASLSGDDLRLGSQFIRLPSEVFAARPTLRTENGRTVVVGIRPEDMDDASIAPSSAEIQATVTLVEGLGAETMVHLAIEAPWVDAGDPDAVAEIGHQRSAVGRFSPKTEVRIGDRARVALTPTNLHFFDPETRTSIW
- a CDS encoding sugar ABC transporter substrate-binding protein; the protein is MKKMLATSAIALVISAAAADAETLNILVEGGGEMLQKAVAARFTKETGIEVKFTVVPYQGVFDKLSAEIASGQSNFDVASIDVVWNAKFARHLESLDDLFTPEFAADFSPALLADAKLGGHYIGVPAWANAEVVLYRKDLFESPDEKAAFKAKYGYELAPPANWQEWRDIAKFFTRDTDGDGKTDFWGTDTIGAYSEEWMAHVLQAGSPGVVLDAENNVIIDNAAHKEALEFYVAPLCQDKSVPENVAEIGWGEAQNLFYQGKTAMMKFWAHAYRMTPADSKVNGKVGVASMIAGKAGIAGIPGTWYNVIPSTAANKEAAKKFIAYAVKHNAMGIEAPLGLAATNSAYQSYAGKQGYEHFEPLLKTLAAAATRGRPMHEHYQEIVDEAVLPAVQKALSCEDDIGEVLSEAKETIEDILN
- a CDS encoding glycoside hydrolase family 172 protein, producing the protein MTLPFIPTSPLAGLPLVRPGVRSKRQSSYDATGGNKDFKIVPAGQTQVMADIDGAGCIKHMWITTRCYDPQYLRKLVLEMYWDGSSEPSVRAPLGDFFGVGHATGAHWWSLPMNTTFGDRRGPKGPFSPAMNSYWPMPFETGARVQIVNEADEPIQNLFYYIDYELYADALPANMGRFHATWNRENPTTAIPTVQPYANPAPWDLGGENTTGEDNYVALDIEGEGHYVGCVLNIDNFNASNQEYTWPGEGDDMIFIDGEAWPPSLHGTGTEDYFGCSWGFPAGQHSTPYHGISLGADVQEHFGKWSLYRFHIEDPVHFSKSIRVTFEHGHANDQSNDYSSVAYWYALKPTAAKPLPPVKDRLVRRWPEHGLWDR